A window of the Zeugodacus cucurbitae isolate PBARC_wt_2022May chromosome 2, idZeuCucr1.2, whole genome shotgun sequence genome harbors these coding sequences:
- the LOC105213645 gene encoding protein tipE, translating into MRSGSSELLLEQQQQELRLRKKRELAPKKKNGNRRFRSWRERARFYGTSTLAFFSVTAGASLLFLVPLYVDPAISTLSHDFIDSPTLCTTTRREDLIGIFNCSWSSCREGCTSDLYRCVHIYVTFIEQNITIPENMTDYTNFTAEWEQSEEATLLVNIKGCGYPPTVTCKKFNAYYGVEGAIFPCYYSRKNKTVVLTSYNHDNQVAMIIHFFTVPFVITVISSIALCIMHCDCRCKKDRSHRRNRPQGRRPRIENLSDTSISTRVDMLTPAIEVYKPPL; encoded by the coding sequence ATGAGGAGTGGCAGTTCAGAATTATTACtcgagcagcaacaacaagagttACGGTTACGTAAAAAACGAGAACTGGctccaaaaaagaaaaatggcaACCGGCGTTTTCGTTCGTGGCGCGAACGTGCACGCTTCTATGGCACGTCAACGCTTGCCTTCTTCTCGGTGACGGCGGGCGCCTCGCTCCTATTTCTGGTGCCGCTCTATGTCGATCCGGCGATATCGACGCTAAGTCACGATTTCATCGACAGTCCGACACTGTGCACAACCACTCGGCGTGAGGATCTAATCGGTATATTTAATTGTTCGTGGAGTTCGTGTCGCGAAGGTTGCACCTCTGATCTATATCgttgtgtacatatttatgtgacgTTTATCGAGCAAAATATAACGATACCGGAGAATATGACCGATTACACTAACTTCACCGCGGAGTGGGAGCAGTCTGAGGAGGCCACACTGCTAGTGAATATAAAGGGGTGTGGTTATCCGCCGACGGTCACATGTAAAAAGTTCAATGCATACTATGGTGTCGAAGGTGCGATATTCCCCTGCTATTATTCGCGCAAAAATAAAACGGTCGTGCTGACGTCGTACAATCACGACAATCAGGTAGCGATGATCATACACTTCTTTACGGTGCCATTTGTGATAACAGTGATCTCGTCAATCGCGCTCTGCATTATGCATTGTGATTGTAGGTGTAAAAAGGATCGCAGCCATCGAAGGAATCGGCCGCAAGGTCGGCGACCGCGCATCGAAAACCTTAG